A portion of the Candidatus Pristimantibacillus lignocellulolyticus genome contains these proteins:
- a CDS encoding DHA2 family efflux MFS transporter permease subunit → MNNSASSASLQSQGIANVKRLPIMISLIIGAFFSILNETLLSNAIPQLVIELNVTASTLQWLSTGYMLVVAVLIPASALLVQWFTTRQVFLGAMTLFTIGTIVCGIAPGFSVLLIGRLLQALGTGLMMPVLMNTILLLYPPEKRGGAMGTIGLVIMFAPAIGPTLSGIILDSLEWRWLFFIVLPFALFSIIFAFIYLKNLSQPTKPRVDVISILLSTIGFGGIVYGFSSSYKGWDQLEVYGMIGVGLIALLLFVIRQLKLKEPLLDLRAFKFPMFTLTTILLIIMMMTMFSTMALLPFLFQGALGLTVYASGLIMLPGSLLNGLISPITGKLFDKFGPRALMVPGTVVLAIVMWFFTQVSADTSKTTFIILHICLMVAISMIMMPAQTNGLNQLPPRYYPHGTAILNTLSQVAGAIGFAFFISIMSAGQKSYLAESTDPTSVVEQIGALVSGIHNAFVIGFGFAIIAIIVAFFTKRAKTSVE, encoded by the coding sequence ATGAATAATTCAGCTTCATCTGCCTCTTTGCAATCTCAAGGTATAGCGAATGTGAAGAGGTTACCAATTATGATTTCTTTAATTATTGGTGCGTTTTTCTCAATACTTAATGAAACGTTACTCAGTAATGCCATTCCGCAATTAGTCATTGAATTAAATGTGACTGCTTCGACACTTCAATGGCTCTCAACGGGGTATATGTTAGTTGTAGCTGTACTTATTCCAGCTTCAGCGTTGTTAGTCCAATGGTTTACAACAAGGCAAGTATTTTTAGGAGCAATGACCTTATTTACAATAGGTACTATCGTTTGTGGAATTGCACCTGGGTTCTCTGTACTTCTGATTGGACGTTTATTACAAGCATTAGGTACAGGATTAATGATGCCAGTACTTATGAACACAATACTATTGCTGTATCCTCCAGAAAAGCGCGGAGGAGCAATGGGAACTATCGGGCTTGTTATTATGTTCGCGCCAGCGATTGGACCAACGCTTTCGGGTATTATATTAGACTCATTGGAATGGAGATGGCTATTTTTCATTGTTCTTCCATTTGCTCTCTTCTCCATTATATTCGCTTTCATTTATTTGAAAAATTTATCTCAACCTACGAAACCTAGAGTAGATGTCATTTCTATTCTTTTATCAACCATCGGATTTGGTGGGATTGTATATGGATTTAGTAGTTCCTACAAAGGATGGGATCAGCTAGAAGTGTACGGAATGATTGGTGTAGGGCTAATTGCATTGCTTCTATTCGTCATTCGTCAATTGAAATTGAAGGAGCCATTATTGGATCTTAGAGCATTTAAATTTCCGATGTTTACACTAACTACGATTCTACTCATCATCATGATGATGACAATGTTCTCGACAATGGCGTTACTACCATTCCTATTCCAAGGTGCGCTAGGATTGACGGTTTATGCCTCAGGACTAATTATGTTGCCGGGCAGTCTCTTAAATGGACTCATTTCACCAATTACAGGTAAATTGTTTGATAAATTTGGTCCAAGAGCGCTAATGGTTCCTGGTACTGTAGTATTGGCAATCGTGATGTGGTTCTTTACACAAGTTTCGGCTGATACTTCGAAAACGACATTTATTATTTTGCATATTTGCTTAATGGTAGCGATCTCGATGATTATGATGCCAGCACAAACGAATGGTTTGAATCAACTTCCGCCACGCTATTATCCACATGGTACCGCTATTCTAAATACATTGTCTCAAGTAGCGGGTGCGATAGGCTTTGCATTCTTCATTAGTATTATGTCAGCTGGGCAGAAAAGTTACTTGGCGGAATCAACAGATCCAACTTCTGTTGTTGAACAGATAGGAGCACTAGTTTCTGGTATACACAATGCATTTGTAATCGGATTTGGTTTTGCAATCATTGCAATTATTGTTGCTTTCTTTACGAAGCGTGCTAAGACTTCGGTGGAGTAA
- a CDS encoding (Fe-S)-binding protein produces MKVSLFITCLSDALFPRVGEAMARLLARYGVELQFPSAQTCCGQPAFNSGYWKQARESAITILDAFEDSDFVIAPSGSCTGMIHHYPKLFEHNPVYLQRAERLRAKSYEFTQFLVNVIGVTDVGAMFPHKVTYHPSCHGTRILGVKQEPLLLMQHVDGLELVPLPFAEDCCGFGGTFAIKMGDISGAMVTEKADHVIESEAEVLVGLDLACLMNIAGNLMYRGENVRVMHLAELLYEGVIARESTHIKA; encoded by the coding sequence ATGAAAGTATCTCTATTTATTACATGCTTAAGTGATGCGCTGTTTCCAAGAGTAGGAGAAGCGATGGCTCGTCTACTCGCTCGTTACGGTGTAGAGCTTCAATTTCCAAGCGCGCAAACCTGTTGTGGTCAGCCAGCTTTTAATAGTGGTTATTGGAAGCAAGCACGCGAGTCTGCTATTACGATTCTTGATGCTTTTGAAGATAGTGATTTTGTTATTGCACCGTCTGGCTCTTGTACAGGCATGATTCACCATTACCCGAAGTTGTTTGAGCATAATCCCGTTTATCTGCAGCGAGCAGAAAGACTACGAGCGAAATCTTACGAATTTACTCAATTTCTTGTAAATGTAATAGGGGTTACAGATGTAGGAGCTATGTTTCCACATAAAGTAACGTATCATCCGTCTTGTCATGGAACCCGTATTCTTGGCGTAAAGCAAGAGCCATTATTGCTCATGCAACATGTTGATGGATTAGAACTTGTACCACTACCATTTGCAGAAGATTGCTGTGGGTTTGGTGGAACATTTGCGATTAAGATGGGTGATATATCTGGAGCTATGGTGACTGAGAAGGCGGATCATGTCATTGAAAGTGAGGCAGAGGTGCTTGTTGGACTCGACCTTGCATGCCTAATGAATATTGCGGGAAATCTGATGTATCGCGGCGAGAATGTTCGCGTGATGCATTTGGCAGAACTTTTATATGAAGGAGTGATAGCCCGTGAGTCAACTCACATCAAAGCTTAA
- a CDS encoding family 10 glycosylhydrolase has product MKRFNRMFMVLLSFLIVSSSFSALSGVSYAAEMQANSSSSLVFEDFEDMSDVYLTKSVATDYAMLEQSTRPDPAVHGLSAAKLTYDFTGSTATSAAYLRFYDNDGSAGRTIVGSPSKIGFWVYGAGFKHWIRAQVQDANKTQATIDFTTTSTVIDGWQYVSANLPTNLTGPYKLNFIYYVEIGAKTSGTLYFDQISMIYGNTTSLEFQWSNVKPMHIGEILNAQMLETKAGYKMPAAVAANLVTFSSSDQSVAEVAADGMITALAAGTTTLTASYNGAISTYELTVTDEQVESNNLVITGPSTLVPSEDGAVHVYSVFDNNQLFDVTQSAFITSNDEAILAVDGNILRGISYGTATITATLMTEQYGELTASYSLEVKPGELRSIAIKDVFSAIIGGEALSAKVIGTYRIEGEKPITEGVTYSIDNASIATIDADTGVITALTPGVTTVRANVNGQTAQQTLVVTNDISNPKHELRGAWISTVENIDWPTKGDVDPASQREDFIKLLDELQAAGINAIFTQVRPTADSFFPSEYFPWSHWLTGKQGVAPADNYDPLAFMIEEAHKRNMEFHAWVNPFRVSMNTDIEALVETHPARQHPDWIVNYEGKLYFNPGIEEARNYIIEAVNEIVVNYNIDGIHMDDYFYPYPSSQSFNDAEQYGDYTAAGGNLSLSDWRRNNVNEVVSGLHDTIKESKDYVKFGISPFGIWKNKSSDATGSATNGLESYSAIYADTRTWIQEGWVDYIAPQIYWHFGYNAAAYDVLVDWWVNEVNEHANTHDVHLYIGHATYKVGTSGWENEDQLPAQLRYNQGKQGAVDGSILFSSNHFLANPLGILDAIKETYARPALIPEMSWLDGTAPQVPLINTIKSVKTGVQLSWNMATSGEDAAYYTIYRADGNATPNISTSEHLIATVRAVNGSLQSFVDETAVVGETYTYAVAAVSRIHVESEASESSTILVETVNTPTPTPSPGGGGSTEEGTTEEPKEEGGTTEEEVDTPTFNDLSKDHWAAKYIEQLVANKIFTGYADGTIKPNALMTRAEYMTVLYRLYNNKVVLVENSTFTDVKQNAWYSEAINQLTHHGFVAGYTDGSFKPNHSITREEAFVMLYRMFKDKLPAAQANDVAFADDAAIAGWAQEAVQHLAAAGIVEGDGSGKLNPKQPITRAEIAKIVSFFLDKK; this is encoded by the coding sequence ATGAAGCGTTTTAATCGTATGTTTATGGTACTATTAAGCTTTTTGATTGTCTCTTCAAGTTTTTCCGCTTTATCGGGAGTGTCCTATGCAGCGGAGATGCAAGCTAACAGCTCGTCGAGTTTAGTGTTCGAGGATTTTGAGGATATGAGTGATGTATACCTCACGAAAAGTGTTGCTACTGACTATGCAATGCTTGAGCAATCAACTAGGCCTGATCCAGCAGTACATGGTTTATCTGCAGCGAAGTTAACGTATGATTTTACTGGATCGACCGCTACATCCGCAGCCTATCTACGTTTTTATGATAACGATGGCTCTGCTGGACGTACAATTGTTGGCTCTCCTAGTAAAATTGGTTTTTGGGTTTACGGAGCTGGCTTTAAGCACTGGATACGTGCTCAGGTTCAAGATGCAAATAAAACCCAAGCAACAATAGATTTTACGACGACGTCAACTGTAATAGATGGGTGGCAATATGTCAGCGCTAATCTTCCTACAAATTTAACGGGTCCTTATAAATTAAACTTCATCTATTATGTAGAAATTGGTGCTAAAACAAGTGGTACCCTTTATTTTGATCAAATTTCAATGATTTATGGAAATACGACATCGTTAGAATTTCAATGGAGTAATGTGAAACCAATGCATATTGGAGAAATACTTAATGCTCAAATGCTTGAAACTAAAGCAGGCTATAAAATGCCAGCCGCAGTAGCAGCCAATCTAGTTACATTTAGCAGCTCAGATCAATCAGTTGCTGAGGTTGCTGCCGATGGAATGATTACAGCGCTAGCTGCTGGTACAACTACATTAACAGCTTCCTATAATGGTGCAATTTCAACCTATGAATTAACAGTTACGGATGAACAGGTGGAGTCGAACAATCTAGTTATTACTGGACCAAGCACACTAGTTCCATCTGAGGATGGTGCAGTTCATGTATACTCTGTTTTTGATAATAATCAACTTTTTGATGTAACGCAATCAGCTTTTATTACCTCTAATGATGAGGCGATATTAGCTGTAGATGGCAACATACTTCGTGGTATTAGCTATGGTACAGCAACGATTACGGCTACATTGATGACTGAACAATATGGAGAACTAACTGCAAGCTACAGCTTAGAGGTGAAGCCAGGAGAATTGAGATCTATTGCCATTAAGGATGTATTCTCTGCCATTATTGGTGGAGAGGCTCTAAGTGCAAAGGTTATAGGTACGTATCGCATTGAAGGCGAGAAACCAATTACTGAAGGAGTAACATACTCTATTGATAATGCTTCGATTGCTACAATTGATGCCGACACAGGAGTAATTACAGCTTTAACTCCAGGAGTAACAACGGTTCGTGCTAATGTTAATGGACAAACAGCACAACAAACACTAGTAGTAACGAATGATATCAGTAATCCAAAGCATGAGCTTCGTGGAGCTTGGATTTCTACAGTTGAAAATATCGACTGGCCAACTAAAGGAGATGTAGATCCGGCATCTCAGCGCGAAGATTTTATTAAGTTGCTTGATGAATTACAGGCAGCAGGAATTAATGCTATCTTCACTCAAGTACGACCAACAGCTGATTCATTCTTCCCGTCAGAGTATTTCCCATGGTCACATTGGTTAACAGGTAAACAAGGGGTTGCACCAGCGGATAACTATGATCCACTAGCATTTATGATTGAGGAAGCTCATAAACGCAATATGGAGTTCCATGCTTGGGTGAATCCATTCCGCGTTTCTATGAATACTGATATCGAAGCTCTAGTAGAAACTCATCCAGCGCGTCAACATCCAGACTGGATTGTTAATTATGAAGGTAAGTTATACTTTAACCCGGGTATAGAGGAAGCTCGCAATTACATTATTGAAGCGGTCAATGAGATTGTAGTGAACTATAATATTGATGGCATTCATATGGATGACTATTTCTATCCTTATCCATCATCGCAAAGTTTTAATGATGCAGAGCAGTATGGGGATTACACAGCTGCAGGAGGCAATCTTTCATTAAGTGATTGGCGTCGTAATAATGTGAATGAAGTGGTATCAGGCTTACATGACACCATTAAGGAAAGTAAGGATTATGTCAAATTTGGAATTAGTCCATTTGGTATTTGGAAAAATAAATCTAGTGATGCAACTGGATCAGCAACGAATGGTTTAGAGAGCTATTCAGCGATTTATGCAGATACTAGAACATGGATTCAAGAAGGCTGGGTAGATTACATCGCCCCACAAATTTATTGGCATTTTGGTTACAATGCAGCAGCTTATGATGTACTTGTTGATTGGTGGGTTAATGAGGTAAATGAACATGCCAATACACATGACGTACATTTATACATTGGTCATGCAACGTATAAGGTAGGCACTAGTGGTTGGGAGAATGAAGATCAATTGCCTGCACAGCTTCGATACAATCAAGGTAAACAAGGTGCAGTAGATGGAAGTATTTTGTTCAGCTCCAATCACTTCTTAGCAAATCCTTTAGGTATTTTAGATGCAATTAAAGAGACCTATGCACGTCCAGCACTTATTCCAGAGATGTCTTGGTTGGATGGAACAGCACCACAAGTACCTCTCATCAACACAATAAAGAGTGTGAAAACTGGAGTACAGCTAAGCTGGAATATGGCGACTAGTGGAGAGGATGCTGCTTACTATACGATATATCGTGCAGATGGTAATGCTACCCCTAATATTTCTACATCAGAGCACTTGATTGCAACTGTTCGTGCTGTGAATGGTTCACTGCAATCCTTTGTAGATGAGACAGCGGTAGTAGGTGAAACCTATACGTATGCCGTTGCAGCAGTGTCTCGTATTCATGTTGAAAGCGAAGCTAGCGAAAGTAGTACAATATTAGTGGAAACAGTAAATACTCCAACTCCAACACCTAGTCCAGGGGGTGGTGGTTCGACAGAGGAAGGGACTACTGAGGAACCTAAAGAAGAAGGCGGCACAACTGAAGAAGAAGTTGATACCCCAACCTTCAATGATTTAAGTAAAGATCACTGGGCAGCAAAATATATTGAACAGCTGGTTGCCAATAAAATATTTACTGGCTATGCAGACGGCACAATTAAACCGAACGCATTAATGACTCGTGCTGAATATATGACAGTATTATATCGTTTGTATAATAATAAAGTTGTATTAGTAGAAAACAGTACATTTACTGATGTGAAGCAAAATGCTTGGTATAGTGAAGCAATTAATCAACTCACTCACCACGGCTTTGTAGCAGGGTATACCGATGGTAGCTTTAAGCCGAATCATTCCATTACTAGAGAAGAAGCTTTTGTAATGCTATATCGTATGTTTAAGGACAAATTGCCTGCTGCTCAAGCTAACGATGTTGCTTTCGCGGATGATGCAGCTATTGCAGGGTGGGCTCAGGAAGCGGTACAGCATTTAGCTGCGGCAGGTATTGTTGAAGGTGATGGTAGCGGTAAGCTTAATCCAAAACAACCGATTACTCGTGCTGAGATTGCTAAAATCGTATCTTTCTTTTTAGACAAAAAATAG
- a CDS encoding lactate utilization protein, whose product MGTNTEKHQQWLDQLTEQSKAKQQKFMNNISSRLGHPRMTEAPQHPFRGAPDFWSDNNWSTKKCIEQFTVNFLSVGGHVQRCSNMEQVADFIAGKAKEMNPTHIVRQDEQDLAELSLEQLIPNASVKVWNNDSETLWKREAAQADFGIVYADHAVAYTGSVVVKSAKEKGRSVSLLPTVLFIVIPASRMVTRLGEVLITLDEAGRENLPAGIHFISGPSRSSDIENDLTIGVHGPGVVYALIVD is encoded by the coding sequence ATGGGCACTAATACGGAGAAGCATCAACAGTGGTTAGATCAGTTAACCGAGCAATCGAAAGCTAAGCAACAGAAATTTATGAATAATATATCCTCACGTCTTGGTCATCCACGTATGACGGAAGCACCACAACACCCGTTCCGAGGAGCTCCAGATTTTTGGAGTGATAATAATTGGAGTACGAAAAAATGTATCGAACAATTTACCGTTAATTTTCTGTCGGTAGGTGGTCATGTTCAGCGGTGTAGCAATATGGAGCAAGTAGCAGATTTCATTGCAGGTAAAGCTAAGGAGATGAATCCTACACATATTGTGCGCCAAGATGAGCAGGATCTGGCAGAGTTATCATTAGAGCAATTAATTCCTAATGCTTCCGTGAAGGTTTGGAATAATGATTCTGAGACTCTATGGAAACGTGAAGCAGCTCAAGCTGACTTCGGTATCGTCTATGCAGATCATGCTGTAGCCTATACAGGTAGTGTTGTCGTGAAGTCTGCGAAGGAGAAGGGGCGTTCGGTTAGCTTGTTGCCAACGGTACTCTTCATCGTCATTCCTGCATCACGAATGGTTACACGCCTTGGTGAAGTGCTTATTACATTGGACGAAGCGGGTCGAGAGAATTTACCTGCGGGAATACACTTTATATCTGGACCAAGTCGTTCATCAGATATTGAGAACGATCTAACGATTGGTGTACATGGACCCGGCGTTGTGTATGCGTTGATTGTTGATTAG
- a CDS encoding LutB/LldF family L-lactate oxidation iron-sulfur protein, translating to MSQLTSKLNTVKERAELALHDEFLRKAVKFTTERLRNGKKAATEEHGNWDDWRERGRQIRLHTIAHLDYYLNTFVENARANGVHIHFADTAAEAAQITLNIAKQVEAKSVVKSKSMVSEELHLNTALESMDVETIETDLGEYIIQLAHETPSHIVIPAIHKNRYQIADLLSKEAGYTLEPDTTVLAGFVRKKLREKFLEADIGMTGCNFAIAETGSMVLFENEGNARMVTTLPKTQITLMGMERIIPSWADLEVMATLLPRSATGQKLTMYMSGITGPKRQADGDGPEEMHIIIVDNGRSLQLGDPEFQELLNCIRCGACLNACPVYRHIGGHAYGGTYSGPIGAVLTPSLKSNVAEWDDIANASSLCGACYEACPVKIPLHDMLVYLRRRKVEAGHGNKLESIGMQGFATVMGNSGRFGGVLRLGKLGQKLVVRNGVIKTKLGPLKSWNKYRVTSSLPKESFRDRWEQLEREFTAQPPVMSDDMKQRLERIAVEQQQSAKKGGQHNGH from the coding sequence GTGAGTCAACTCACATCAAAGCTTAATACCGTTAAAGAGAGAGCGGAACTTGCGCTTCATGATGAGTTTTTGCGTAAAGCGGTAAAGTTCACAACCGAACGTCTACGTAATGGCAAGAAAGCAGCAACTGAAGAACACGGTAACTGGGATGACTGGCGGGAAAGAGGACGTCAAATTCGGTTACATACGATTGCTCATCTAGACTATTATTTAAATACCTTTGTTGAAAATGCACGTGCTAATGGTGTACATATTCACTTTGCAGATACAGCGGCAGAAGCCGCGCAAATTACACTAAACATCGCGAAGCAGGTCGAAGCAAAGTCAGTCGTCAAGTCGAAGTCGATGGTATCCGAAGAGTTACATTTGAATACGGCTCTGGAATCGATGGATGTTGAGACCATTGAGACGGATTTAGGTGAATATATTATTCAGTTAGCTCATGAAACGCCTTCCCACATCGTTATTCCTGCTATTCACAAAAATCGTTATCAAATCGCTGATCTATTAAGTAAAGAAGCGGGTTATACGCTGGAGCCAGATACGACGGTACTAGCTGGATTTGTCCGTAAGAAACTACGCGAGAAGTTTCTTGAAGCAGATATTGGGATGACAGGTTGTAACTTTGCGATCGCTGAGACAGGTTCGATGGTGCTGTTCGAGAATGAAGGTAACGCCAGAATGGTAACGACACTTCCGAAAACGCAAATTACATTGATGGGGATGGAGCGTATTATTCCTTCTTGGGCTGATCTTGAAGTGATGGCAACATTATTGCCACGTTCTGCTACTGGACAGAAGTTAACGATGTATATGTCTGGCATTACAGGGCCAAAGCGTCAAGCAGATGGAGACGGACCAGAAGAAATGCATATTATTATAGTAGATAATGGGCGTTCCTTGCAGCTTGGTGATCCCGAGTTTCAAGAATTGTTAAATTGTATTCGTTGTGGAGCTTGCTTGAATGCCTGTCCAGTCTATCGCCATATTGGTGGTCATGCTTACGGTGGAACGTATAGTGGACCAATTGGTGCAGTACTTACCCCATCGCTGAAGAGTAATGTTGCGGAGTGGGATGATATTGCTAATGCTTCGAGTCTGTGCGGAGCTTGTTATGAGGCATGTCCAGTTAAAATTCCGTTGCATGATATGCTCGTCTACTTGCGCCGTCGAAAAGTTGAAGCAGGTCATGGCAATAAGCTAGAAAGTATCGGTATGCAAGGTTTTGCAACTGTAATGGGTAATTCAGGTCGATTTGGTGGTGTGCTGAGACTTGGGAAGTTAGGGCAAAAGTTGGTTGTGCGTAATGGCGTTATTAAGACGAAGTTAGGTCCATTGAAATCATGGAATAAATATCGGGTGACGTCTAGTCTACCGAAGGAATCTTTCCGTGATCGATGGGAACAGTTAGAGCGTGAATTTACGGCACAACCACCCGTAATGTCGGATGACATGAAGCAGCGCTTAGAGCGTATTGCTGTGGAACAGCAGCAATCAGCGAAGAAAGGTGGTCAGCACAATGGGCACTAA
- a CDS encoding MFS transporter: MTESSSQNADKLLKVLVVALIFSVMNGTMFNVALPEIGKEFQLVPSQVSWIMTSYMVLYAIGSIVMGKLADKYRLKDLLTYGLIIFGIGSLIGLLASQFWVIILGRVIQAAGASVLPATAMIIPTRYFAPEQRGRALGTSAIGLALGSALGPVVAGLLTSFGNWRLMFVLSLLPLITLPFFRKYLDNVKGNAGSIDVLGGGLLAATVAMFLLAITQSQLMFLFGGIVMLVLFIIRIRKAAEPFIKPSLFRNKTYSMGLMIAFMTTAMSFSLTFITPQFLATVNNLTPANIGFVLVPAAIASAIFGRKGGKLADARGNYTLVFIASVLIFASFSLLSSFIGASAYIIAVILILGNVGQTFMQIAMSNTISRTLAKEETGVGMGLLSMINFISGAMAMSVVGKLLDKGSSSIKFNPLITNDAASVYSNIFVVMAILIIVVVVVYRYQFGKNTSLVKHE; the protein is encoded by the coding sequence ATGACAGAATCATCTTCGCAAAATGCAGATAAGCTACTAAAAGTACTCGTTGTTGCGTTAATATTCTCAGTTATGAACGGGACGATGTTTAATGTAGCACTCCCTGAAATAGGAAAAGAATTTCAACTAGTTCCGTCTCAGGTCAGTTGGATAATGACGAGTTACATGGTATTATACGCGATAGGTTCAATAGTAATGGGTAAATTAGCTGACAAATATAGGTTGAAAGATTTGCTAACATATGGTCTTATTATTTTTGGAATAGGTTCATTAATTGGATTGCTTGCTTCACAATTTTGGGTTATTATTTTAGGGCGAGTTATTCAAGCTGCAGGAGCTTCGGTTCTACCTGCAACGGCGATGATTATCCCGACAAGATACTTTGCACCTGAACAAAGAGGGAGAGCACTTGGAACTTCTGCTATAGGTCTTGCACTAGGAAGTGCGCTAGGTCCAGTTGTAGCAGGCTTGCTCACTAGCTTTGGAAACTGGAGACTTATGTTCGTTCTTTCTCTACTTCCGTTAATAACGCTACCTTTCTTTAGAAAGTATTTAGACAATGTGAAGGGGAACGCAGGAAGTATTGATGTTCTTGGGGGCGGTTTATTAGCAGCTACGGTAGCTATGTTCTTGCTTGCGATTACACAATCGCAACTGATGTTTTTGTTCGGAGGAATAGTAATGCTAGTACTATTCATTATTCGAATTCGGAAAGCTGCTGAACCATTTATTAAACCAAGTTTGTTTCGCAATAAGACCTATTCGATGGGTCTTATGATTGCTTTTATGACGACTGCCATGAGCTTTAGTTTAACTTTTATTACGCCACAATTTCTAGCAACAGTTAATAACTTAACACCTGCCAATATTGGTTTCGTTCTCGTTCCAGCTGCGATTGCTTCGGCAATTTTTGGACGCAAGGGAGGAAAGTTAGCTGATGCTCGTGGTAACTACACACTTGTTTTTATAGCCTCGGTATTAATATTTGCCTCATTCTCACTGCTATCTTCATTCATTGGAGCATCAGCATACATTATTGCAGTAATTCTAATACTAGGTAATGTAGGTCAGACTTTCATGCAAATTGCGATGTCGAACACGATTTCACGCACTTTGGCCAAAGAAGAGACAGGAGTCGGCATGGGATTACTCTCGATGATTAATTTTATCTCGGGTGCGATGGCAATGAGTGTAGTCGGAAAATTGCTAGACAAAGGCTCATCTTCTATAAAGTTCAACCCACTTATAACGAATGATGCTGCCAGTGTTTATAGTAATATTTTTGTCGTAATGGCCATATTGATTATCGTTGTCGTTGTCGTTTACCGTTATCAGTTCGGTAAAAATACATCATTGGTTAAACACGAATAA
- a CDS encoding queuosine precursor transporter, whose protein sequence is MFNLGWGILFIAVNFMLFLACYRFFGKTGLYAWIAFATVIANIQVTKTIELSIFTVGIIMTLGNTIYTTISMSTDLLNEKYGPQEAKRAVWFGFFTLITATIMMQMVLKFTPQETDFAQESLQTIFGLMPRLAAGSLLAYLTSQFLDVKVYGYLRKRFGAKNQFWIRTNVSTGISQLVDSIVFCTVAFVGLYSLQEWLQIVFTTYIFKFIISVVATPVLYWARSFKVNDHAEGSSK, encoded by the coding sequence GTGTTTAATTTAGGTTGGGGTATTTTATTTATCGCGGTTAATTTTATGTTATTTCTAGCATGTTATCGTTTCTTTGGTAAAACAGGTCTTTATGCATGGATTGCCTTTGCAACGGTTATTGCTAATATTCAAGTGACTAAGACGATTGAACTGTCTATTTTCACTGTCGGTATCATTATGACGTTAGGCAATACGATCTATACAACGATCTCGATGAGTACGGATTTACTTAATGAGAAGTATGGGCCACAAGAGGCAAAGCGTGCCGTATGGTTTGGATTTTTCACGCTTATTACTGCTACGATTATGATGCAAATGGTGCTTAAATTTACGCCACAGGAAACTGATTTTGCCCAGGAATCGTTACAGACGATATTCGGTCTTATGCCGCGTCTTGCTGCAGGTAGCTTGTTAGCCTACTTAACTAGTCAGTTTTTGGATGTAAAAGTGTACGGTTATTTGAGAAAAAGATTTGGTGCTAAAAATCAATTTTGGATTCGTACAAATGTTAGTACCGGAATAAGTCAACTTGTAGATTCTATCGTGTTTTGTACTGTTGCTTTTGTAGGACTATATTCATTGCAAGAATGGCTACAAATTGTTTTTACGACATATATCTTTAAGTTTATTATATCGGTTGTTGCAACTCCCGTTCTGTACTGGGCACGTAGCTTTAAAGTGAACGACCATGCGGAAGGTTCAAGTAAATAA